Proteins from a single region of Mytilus trossulus isolate FHL-02 chromosome 2, PNRI_Mtr1.1.1.hap1, whole genome shotgun sequence:
- the LOC134708616 gene encoding histamine H1 receptor-like: MYNNLLEELNKEEAKQYIGGVVFVSLLMTLGIIGNLHVLIIYTFRMKRSNPRTFILFLTALDFITCTVGMPFVVIDLRNPLTFTLIPACKILRFVNYFICTSSAFILLVIAIDRYRKVCFPLGKQISRNKAKYFCLVALATSMILSWPAPILYGHSSVNTTNPNITGVRCFTEDKFKNQRYQAYFNELLIIVFFGMFVILVVLYILMAKAIAQHEKFRKSFPVAGHFGKSKYKNIDIHSEPTQRRKMEPCDIMNNLESSKNWYDIKPVDSIGTSCMSISTISGYAHNGTYINGKEDSTETSLASVSNNNTTQSNGQNKNHHRHHFIHFHILKRTTIMMFLITAVFLLSYLPHLSLKIIVFVREDFLKNMNFTEKILYNTFVWCFFVNNMANCFIYGFFDVKFRNEMKMLYSSFLRKKK; this comes from the exons atgtataacaatttgTTAGAAGAACTAAACAAAGAAGAAGCCAAACAATATATTGGCGGTGTGGTATTTGTTTCACTACTAATGACATTAGGAATAATTGGCAATTTACATGTTCTAATCATATACACATTTCGGATGAAGCGGTCTAATCCAAGAacgtttattttatttctaacaGCATTAGACTTTATAACCTGTACTGTAGGCATGCCGTTTGTTGTTATTGATCTACGGAATCCTCTAACATTTACACTTATTCCCGCGTGTAAAATATTGCGGTTTGTCAACTATTTTATCTGTACATCGTCAGCTTTTATCTTGTTGGTTATTGCTATAGACAG GTACAGAAAAGTATGCTTTCCTCTTGGAAAGCAAATTTCGAGAAATAAAGCTAAGTATTTTTGCCTGGTTGCCTTAGCTACGTCAATGATTTTGTCGTGGCCTGCACCGATTCTGTACGGACACAGTTCAGTCAATACTACTAATCCAAATATCACCGGTGTAAGATGCTTTACAGAAGACAAATTCAAgaatcaaagataccaggcgtATTTTAATGAACTCTTGATTATCGTGTTTTTCGGAATGTTTGTTATATTGGTAGTTTTGTACATTCTAATGGCAAAAGCAATCGCTCAGCATGAAAAATTCAGGAAATCCTTTCCAGTTGCTGGTCATTTCGGAAaaagtaaatacaaaaatatagatatcCACTCTGAGCCAACACAAAGAAGAAAAATGGAACCATGCGACATCATGAACAACTTAGAGTCCTCCAAGAACTGGTATGATATAAAACCAGTCGATTCAATTGGAACTTCTTGTATGTCAATATCCACCATCAGCGGCTATGCCCATAATGGCACTTATATAAACGGGAAGGAGGATTCAACTGAAACATCATTGGCAAGTGTATCAAATAACAATACCACACAAAGTAACGGACAAAACAAGAACCACCATAGACATCATTTTATACATTTCCATATACTGAAAAGAACAACaataatgatgtttttaatCACAGCTGTATTTTTACTAAGTTATTTGCCGCATCttagtttgaaaattattgttttcGTTCGGgaagattttttgaaaaatatgaattttactgAGAAAATTTTGTATAACACTTTTGTATGGTGTTTTTTCGTTAATAACATGgctaattgttttatatatgggTTTTTCGACGTAAAATTccgaaatgaaatgaaaatgttatacAGCAGTTTCTTACGTAAGAAGAAATGA
- the LOC134707191 gene encoding metallophosphoesterase MPPED2-like — MFQCCWDLFSSKTKDEDTETGFVSSVILPEPDTFMPNAAWDRIKDDQIQSFLIPMNHKSTIHRDKIRFVCISDTHTQIEKLKNFIPSGDVLLHAGNFTNTGQPEEIKQFNDFIGTLPHKCKIVIAGNQDLTFDDSMWNDEERMEQSFNLTMQTVKHVLEEANVFTIKELLSNCIYLEDSLVNVCGLHIYGSPWIPEYCNSAFNLKRGGELLQKWNNIPDKTDIIISHGPPLGYGDLTISKTHVGCLELLNTVQRRVKPKYHVFGHVREGYGIISDGFTTFVNSSTCTFSYTPSNAPVVFDLSIPKGHSKDELLELTATK, encoded by the exons AAACGGGATTCGTCTCCAGTGTTATTCTACCAGAACCAGACACATTTATGCCGAACGCAGCCTGGGACAGAATAAAAGATGACCAAATACAGTCATTTCTAATTCCTATGAACCACAAGTCAACAATACACAGAGACAAAATACGTTTCGTGTGCATTTCTGATACACATACACAAAttgaaaaactcaaaaactttaTTCCATCAGGAGATGTATTGCTTCATGCTGGCAACTTCACCAATACTGGTCAACCAgaggaaataaaacaatttaatgattttatag GAACTTTACCACACAAGTGTAAAATAGTTATCGCTGGTAATCAAGATTTGACATTTGACGATTCTATGTGGAATGATGAAGAAAGAATGGAACAATCTTTTAATCTAACAATGCAAACAGTGAAACACGTGTTAGAAGAGGCGAATGTCTTTACGATCAAAGAGCTACtcagtaattgtatatatttagaaGATTCTCTGGTAAACGTATGTGGACTTCATATATATGGCTCACCATg GATACCAGAATATTGTAATTCGGCCTTTAATTTAAAGAGAGGTGGTGAACTTTTACAGAAATGGAATAATATACCTGATAAAACAGATATCATCATTAGTCATGGCCCCCCCTTAg GATATGGCGATTTGACGATATCAAAAACGCATGTCGGGTGTTTGGAGCTTTTAAATACAGTACAGAGGCGTGTAAAACCAAAATATCACGTTTTCGGTCATGTTCGTGAAG GATATGGAATTATTTCTGACGGATTTACAACTTTTGTTAACTCATCAACATGTACTTTTAGTTATACGCCCTCAAACGCACCAGTCGTATTCGATTTATCTATCCCTAAAGGTCACAGTAAAGATGAACTACTAGAACTGACTGCAACGAAATAA